A single Aquificaceae bacterium DNA region contains:
- a CDS encoding dynamin family protein, with protein MNIKVVKVRTDKEMYDAVLEGNIPVLDSDKELYKILEEVGKSIDDDEIKYNLKTCKNIRFSKDLMLYVDGVKERSFRELYEFVEYYYRNEDMFKRDRHENKFRDVYLVFDFDEEKEKDTGTVKKLKEEFFDTIQQLIYLDIHMDVYTKGFLEKKRIVEEFKKERWKFEELVKKAIDEIDSLIANTKDTEEIKSTALENLHKIGELLYKLESEIKIAIFATKKTGKSMVVNGLIGEELAPTSLELPTPCNILFKPIEENKIIVRDEKEEREFTNAYEVKNYLKEKFEKVKEEGYRIPDIEISYPYNMYKTKKYMIYDTPGPDLATKEQSMGHSEVYKTALSNSDVAVFIIDYTKYAQQSEVDLLESIREEFKNRDMVLICAVNKIDQVFNDADSEKMPIRIADFIRAKYKSMGYRNIIVIPISAMTYFYMQKLANRFPEVKGEDFAGALERIKSIIKAKEEPQKEYKTYLAFIRNIAGSLETIYDIEVSYESIIKFSGFELFRRYVEQVVFSKAEVDRVYNVITKIGIHYNAIKNEIENRLNILKRHKSSIENLSKEIEEFEKKDLKDIKQEIESLIEELQGKEKELKKAVRSILKSSFKRAEKNSKEALKNNLKEIRDKFSNDDKYKDIISNRTTPDEFLEEFRESLLEVVENSLRSTGLEEHIKDGIDALLEEISKQNEDINKEIEDLINKLREKVLHLNKKAKEILYGEDKAIEEEFKDMLSLPIFKPEISLSEIESLIEIILEDYKNMSVDTFASNFREKVNMETKGFINWLRKLFLKEDIVRELKEYFGREFEEIKDKIEDIHENYIGELEDKLEEEIDKLNSEIEKHFKDFRGILDEYYKSSFSVIERVKEDAKREEKDKQRIIDMLERVYSSVKPLKDRLEAIAQRQNLL; from the coding sequence ATGAATATAAAAGTAGTTAAAGTCAGAACCGATAAAGAAATGTATGATGCGGTATTGGAAGGTAATATTCCAGTATTGGACTCGGATAAAGAGCTTTATAAGATTTTAGAAGAGGTTGGGAAAAGTATAGATGATGATGAGATTAAGTATAATCTGAAGACTTGTAAGAATATACGCTTTAGTAAAGATTTAATGTTGTATGTAGATGGGGTCAAAGAGCGTAGTTTTAGAGAACTTTATGAGTTTGTTGAGTATTACTATAGAAATGAGGATATGTTTAAGAGAGATAGGCACGAAAATAAATTCAGAGATGTATATCTTGTCTTTGATTTTGACGAAGAAAAGGAAAAGGATACGGGAACGGTTAAGAAGTTAAAGGAAGAGTTCTTTGATACTATTCAACAGCTGATATACCTGGATATACACATGGATGTTTATACGAAAGGTTTCTTGGAAAAGAAGAGGATAGTGGAAGAGTTTAAGAAGGAGCGTTGGAAATTTGAAGAATTGGTTAAAAAGGCTATAGATGAGATTGATAGTCTGATTGCAAATACGAAGGATACTGAAGAGATAAAGAGCACAGCTTTGGAAAACTTGCATAAGATAGGAGAGCTACTATATAAATTGGAAAGTGAGATAAAAATAGCGATTTTTGCCACAAAAAAGACTGGTAAAAGCATGGTGGTAAACGGTTTAATTGGAGAAGAATTAGCTCCAACGAGCCTTGAGCTTCCAACTCCTTGCAATATTCTGTTTAAACCCATAGAGGAGAATAAGATTATAGTGCGTGATGAGAAGGAAGAAAGGGAATTTACTAATGCCTATGAAGTAAAAAATTATTTGAAAGAGAAATTTGAAAAAGTAAAGGAAGAGGGGTACAGAATACCAGATATTGAAATTTCATATCCATATAATATGTATAAGACTAAGAAATATATGATTTATGATACTCCTGGACCTGACCTTGCGACTAAAGAACAGAGTATGGGACATAGTGAAGTATATAAAACTGCTTTGAGTAATTCTGATGTTGCGGTGTTTATCATTGACTATACCAAATATGCTCAACAATCAGAGGTTGACCTTTTGGAAAGTATTAGAGAAGAGTTCAAAAACAGAGATATGGTTTTAATATGTGCGGTCAATAAGATAGACCAAGTTTTTAACGATGCTGACTCTGAAAAGATGCCTATTAGAATAGCGGACTTTATCCGTGCTAAATATAAGAGTATGGGTTATAGGAATATAATAGTTATTCCCATATCCGCTATGACTTATTTCTACATGCAAAAGTTGGCTAATAGATTTCCTGAGGTAAAGGGTGAAGATTTTGCTGGTGCTTTGGAGCGTATTAAGAGCATTATCAAGGCTAAAGAAGAACCTCAAAAAGAATACAAGACTTATTTAGCATTCATACGAAATATAGCAGGCAGTTTGGAAACCATTTATGACATAGAAGTCTCTTACGAAAGCATTATAAAGTTCTCTGGGTTTGAACTTTTTAGACGATACGTGGAACAAGTAGTCTTTTCAAAAGCTGAGGTTGATAGAGTCTATAATGTGATTACTAAAATAGGAATACACTATAATGCAATAAAGAACGAGATAGAGAACAGGCTAAATATTTTAAAAAGACATAAAAGTAGTATAGAGAATCTTTCTAAGGAAATTGAAGAGTTTGAAAAGAAAGACCTGAAGGATATAAAGCAGGAAATAGAAAGTCTAATAGAAGAATTACAAGGTAAGGAAAAAGAATTGAAAAAAGCTGTTAGGAGTATTCTGAAAAGCAGTTTTAAAAGAGCGGAGAAAAACTCTAAGGAAGCTCTTAAAAACAATTTAAAGGAAATTAGAGATAAGTTTTCGAATGATGATAAATACAAAGATATCATTTCAAATAGGACTACTCCAGATGAATTCCTTGAAGAGTTCAGAGAATCGTTATTAGAAGTAGTTGAAAATAGCTTGAGATCTACAGGCTTGGAGGAACACATAAAAGATGGAATAGACGCTCTGTTAGAAGAAATTTCCAAACAAAACGAAGATATCAATAAAGAAATAGAAGACTTAATTAATAAGCTAAGAGAAAAGGTTCTTCACTTGAATAAAAAAGCTAAGGAAATACTGTATGGGGAGGATAAAGCTATAGAAGAAGAGTTTAAGGATATGTTGAGTTTACCAATCTTTAAGCCTGAAATTAGTCTTAGTGAAATAGAGAGTTTAATAGAGATAATTCTTGAAGATTACAAGAATATGAGTGTTGACACTTTTGCATCTAACTTTAGAGAAAAGGTGAATATGGAAACTAAAGGATTTATAAATTGGCTGAGGAAACTATTTTTGAAGGAGGATATAGTAAGAGAGCTTAAAGAATATTTCGGAAGGGAATTTGAAGAAATTAAGGATAAGATTGAAGATATTCATGAAAATTACATAGGAGAACTTGAGGATAAACTGGAGGAAGAGATAGATAAGCTTAATTCAGAAATTGAAAAACATTTCAAAGATTTTAGAGGAATATTGGACGAATACTATAAATCAAGCTTTAGCGTTATAGAAAGGGTAAAAGAGGATGCAAAGAGAGAAGAGAAAGATAAGCAAAGGATAATAGATATGTTAGAGCGTGTATACAGTAGTGTGAAACCGCTCAAAGATAGATTGGAAGCTATAGCACAAAGACAAAATTTATTGTAG